TTTTAAAGAATATAGATGTTTTTTACGGAAGCGTGCATGCAGTCAAGAAAGTTTCCATGCACGTTAACCAGGGGGAGATCGTGGCCCTGATCGGGGGTAACGGTGCTGGCAAGACTACTCTTCTGAGTACGATATCCGGACTGATCAGAGCCAGAAGCGGACAGATCATCTTCAATGGCCGGGAGATTAATAAGAGCAAGCCTGACAGGATCGTCAGGGCAGGTATTTCTCAGGTTCCTGAAAGAAGACTTGTCTTCAAACCCCTGTCAGTGGAGGACAATCTTGTCCTGGGTTCATATCACCGCTATCGCCCTGGCCGGGTCTCGACTATCATGCAGGAGGTGGAGGAGATTTATGCCATGTTTCCGGTACTGGGTGAGCGGCGCAGTCAAGCAGCCGGGACCCTGTCCGGAGGAGAACAGCAGATGCTGGCCATTGGCCGGGCCCTGATGGCCAAGCCGGAACTGCTCCTCCTGGATGAACCCGGCATGGGGCTTGCCCCGGCTGT
This genomic window from Desulfonatronovibrio hydrogenovorans DSM 9292 contains:
- a CDS encoding ABC transporter ATP-binding protein; translated protein: MLVLKNIDVFYGSVHAVKKVSMHVNQGEIVALIGGNGAGKTTLLSTISGLIRARSGQIIFNGREINKSKPDRIVRAGISQVPERRLVFKPLSVEDNLVLGSYHRYRPGRVSTIMQEVEEIYAMFPVLGERRSQAAGTLSGGEQQMLAIGRALMAKPELLLLDEPGMGLAPAVSQMIFRHVAKLRDELGVTVLLVEQNARSALKISDRGYVLETGRVIVQGTSRELAQNNDVQRAYLGREAKDRD